Genomic DNA from bacterium:
TCAAATCATCGAGAAGAAGAAGGCCGCCGCCTGATGCAGGATTGAGTGCGGACAAAAAACACAAATTACCATAGACGGAGAAACCCGTGAACCAGATTATCGAAGCCATCGAGAAGATGACGGTCATGGAACTCGTGGAGCTGAAGAAGGCTCTCGAGGAGAAATTCGGCGTGACCGCCG
This window encodes:
- the rplL gene encoding 50S ribosomal protein L7/L12 (present in two forms; L12 is normal, while L7 is aminoacylated at the N-terminal serine; the only multicopy ribosomal protein; 4:1 ratio of L7/L12 per ribosome; two L12 dimers bind L10; critically important for translation efficiency and fidelity; stimulates GTPase activity of translation factors), yielding MTVMELVELKKALEEKFGVTA